The Microcoleus sp. bin38.metabat.b11b12b14.051 DNA window TGTAACAGAATCTGTGGGATTATGATTTCTGTGCAATTAGCCTTCTTGCCTTCATGCCAACAAATGATTCTGACCTACAAATCCAAGCGCGAAGAATTCTAGACGCGATTGCTTTCATTCCTTTTGAGCAATGTCAACCCTTGACCCGTAGGTTTGAGAGCATTCCTGCGCGTCCTGGCATTTATGCAATCAGACACAGAACTGATGGATTGCTCTACATCGGTAAAACCAAGAGTTTACGAGGTCGCTTCAGTGGCGGGCACAAAGCTTTTTTGTGGGCGTGGCTCGATAAATATAGTGATGAAGACATACGGATTGCAGTACAGACAATTTCTCATTGGAAGAACCCTGCGTTACTATTGGAGCTAGAAGCCATCATTCTAAGAGCTACT harbors:
- a CDS encoding GIY-YIG nuclease family protein, translating into MPTNDSDLQIQARRILDAIAFIPFEQCQPLTRRFESIPARPGIYAIRHRTDGLLYIGKTKSLRGRFSGGHKAFLWAWLDKYSDEDIRIAVQTISHWKNPALLLELEAIILRATEPPYNVQIPIEM